Proteins from one Cryptomeria japonica chromosome 4, Sugi_1.0, whole genome shotgun sequence genomic window:
- the LOC131058369 gene encoding xyloglucan endotransglucosylase protein 1, with product MDLLPCFLLLSLVLFSSHLVSANFYNDFDITWGNDRAKILDNGQRLQLTLDQSSGSGFQSKNEYLFGKIDMQIKLVAGNSAGTVTAYYLSSQGDKHDEIDFEFLGNLSGDPYIMHTNVFSQGKGNREQQFYLWFDPTADFHTYSLLWNPQQIMLSVDGTPVRVFKNSEDLGVAYPKNQAMRIYSSLWNADEWATRGGAVKIDWTKSPFVASYGNFKAETCSASSDCSVNSWYAAEALESSEQQKLEWVRKNYMIYDYCSDSKRFPQGFPTECTREA from the exons ATGGATCTGTTACCATGTTTCCTCCTGCTAAGCCTTGTACTCTTCTCCTCCCACCTTGTTTCTGCAAATTTTTATAACGACTTTGACATCACATGGGGAAATGATCGTGCTAAGATACTCGACAATGGACAACGCTTGCAGCTCACTCTCGATCAGTCCTCAG GTTCTGGGTTCCAATCTAAGAATGAATATCTCTTTGGCAAGATCGATATGCAAATCAAGTTAGTGGCTGGTAACTCGGCTGGCACTGTCACTGCTTACTAT CTGTCATCACAAGGGGATAAGCACGACGAAATAGACTTCGAGTTCCTGGGAAATCTGTCTGGAGATCCCTATATTATGCACACCAATGTTTTCTCTCAAGGCAAAGGCAATCGCGAGCAGCAATTCTACCTCTGGTTCGACCCCACTGCAGACTTCCACACTTACTCTCTGCTGTGGAATCCCCAACAAATTAT GTTATCTGTGGATGGTACGCCGGTGAGAGTGTTCAAGAACAGCGAGGATTTGGGAGTGGCATATCCCAAGAACCAAGCGATGAGGATATACTCGAGCCTGTGGAACGCAGACGAATGGGCAACCAGAGGCGGTGCAGTGAAGATCGACTGGACCAAATCCCCCTTTGTGGCGTCTTATGGAAATTTCAAAGCAGAGACATGCTCTGCCTCTTCTGATTGCTCTGTGAATTCATGGTACGCTGCAGAGGCGTTGGAGTCGAGTGAGCAGCAGAAACTTGAATGGGTGCGCAAGAACTACATGATTTATGATTACTGTTCCGACAGTAAAAGGTTTCCACAGGGCTTTCCTACTGAATGCACTCGCGAGGCATAG